A section of the Rhea pennata isolate bPtePen1 chromosome 24, bPtePen1.pri, whole genome shotgun sequence genome encodes:
- the LOC134150478 gene encoding NF-kappa-B inhibitor delta-like, translating to MRAYALAAAERMKELQRLDAKEHRGKTPLLVAVTARQPAIVHDLIQIGADVNAVDNKGQSALHLAATYGYAQVLQVILSLGFPLDLEMKDFEGHTPLHCAVLAHNGLLWEQRGRRTTAEQQQKDFQHRSEELESCIHLLVQTGASIYSRDVKSNKTVLHYTVQDGNISLLRYFLELNSFKSKDFVNNKAHGNTALHMAAALHRDKNQKEIIQLLLDHGADPSIRNLDNDQPIHMAPSGKAGDQSLKQDGVTVFLNLWTISSM from the exons ATGAGGGCGTATGCGTTGGCAGCTGCAGAACGAATGAAAGAGCTCCAAAGACTTGATGCCAAGGAGCACAGAGGAAAG ACTCCTCTGCTGGTGGCTGTCACTGCCAGACAGCCAGCTATTGTCCACGATTTGATTCAGATAGGAGCAGATGTTAACGCCGTAGACAACAAGGGGCAGTCAGCTTTACATCTTGCTGCAACGTACGGGTATGCCCAGGTTCTCCAG GTTATACTGTCACTAGGTTTTCCTCTCGATTTAGAAATGAAGGATTTTGAAG GCCATACGCCACTGCACTGCGCCGTCCTGGCCCATAACGGCCTGCTCTGGGAGCAGCGGGGTCGCCGCACGACAgcggagcagcagcagaaggattTTCAGCACCGGAGCGAAGAGCTGGAGTCCTGTATCCACCTCCTGGTGCAGACGGGAGCCTCCATCTACAGCCGG GATGTGAAAAGCAACAAGACGGTTCTTCATTATACAGTCCAGGATGGGAACATCTCCCTGCTCAGATACTTCCTGGAGCTGAACTCTTTCAAGTCCAAGGACTTTGTCAACAACAAG GCTCATGGCAACACAGCTTTGCATATGGCAGCTGCATTGCATCGTGACAAGAACCAGAAAGAAATCATCCAGTTGCTCCTTGACCATGGGGCAGACCCGAGCATCCGAAACTTGGACAACGATCAGCCAATCCACATGGCTCCTTCTGGGAAGGCTGGGGATCAG